The sequence GGGAGACCCAGAGCGGATCCTTTTCGTCCCTTCTTTGGATGGGTCCGCAACTGATCATGTCAAAACCGCACGGAGAGAGGATGTAGGGCTTTCCCTGACGGCAGCCCGCATCTAAGCGATCCGGTCCCGCCGCCCTGTTTCCGCCCAGCAGATATTCGCTGAATCCGCCCGGCACCAAATCGATAAAGGCCTCGAAAAGCCCCTGCCCGACCAGGTCGCCTGCCGCCTTTTCTCCCATCCCGGTTGCGTGGAAGGAGATTATATCGAAATGATCCTCGAGTAATTCACGTACATAGTGGGCGCCCTTGTCGGCAAAGCCAAATTCGGTGATGGCAATCGCCGGTCTTCCTTCCTTCAGACGAGGCTCATACGATTCCACCATGCCGCAGATCGCGCCGGCGCCGTTGATCATCAGGTTTCGCACCAGCGGGTTGAGGCCGACCGTATCAACCACGCTGTGCATGACAGTAATGTCCCGGACGCCGAAAAATTCGGCAAGTTTTTTGGCATAGGCAGGCATGGCCGCCACACTGGAGATCATCAGTTTGGGCAATCCAAATGGCAGCATTTTCATCGCCGAAAGACTAATAAATGTACCCGTCATGCCGCCCACGGCAATAACGCCTTGGAGATCGCCCGCCGCCAGCATCCCCATGAGTTTTTTCCCCAGCGCCGCGGCAACAGTGGAAGTGGCTTTATCCCGCTCCTTGGCCAGCATGCCGGCAATTGCCTCAACCGTTGTTCCACCGAGCCGGGCCAGCTCTTCATTGGCGACATCGGCTTTCAGGGCGGACTTGATGGCCCCGGTGCCGATGCTGATATCGATCAGCGCAATTTTGTGGCCCCTTTTTTCAATGGTTTTCTTGATCAGGGCCAGGCCCGCTTCCCTTTCATCCAGCATGCCGATTACTGCAATAGTCATCTTCCGCCTCCGCTGCAAGTCGTCCGGCCGGGATGGAAAGTGAGGCCGGATGCCAAAAATCAGGCCCCTCGCCGGGGGATATTAGTTCTTCCGAAGGGAGGGGGCATGCGTTTAACTTAACACCATGAACTACGCCAAACCCAACTCCGACCATCGCTCCTTTACCTTTTTGAGGACGTCGGGATCAAGCTCGACCGGGATCGGCTTTTCCTTCCATTCATACGGGATCGTCGCGTCAATGAGCAAGCGCCCCGTGATCCACCGGGCGTCAATCGGCAGCGAGGGGTCAAGCGGCGTCGAGCGGCCGCGCTTGATAACCTGCGAGCGGTTGGGCTGGAAGCGGAAAGCCAATGCATAAAGGACCCTGGGGATGTCCCAGGGATCGATATCGTCATCGACCACAATGACGGTTTTAAGACCATAGGCGCCCATTTCCGTAGAGATGGCCGCCGTGGCAACCTGATCGGCATGTCCGGGGTACATCTGCTTGACGGAGATTATAGCTATGAACCTCCCCGCGGCTTCCGGAGGGCAGTAAACGGCCTTGAGACCGGGAATCCTCATGGCTACGAGCTGCTGCCACAGAGTGGCCCCGTATGTCAAGGACAGGGTCATGTGGGTATCGGTTACAGCCTTGCCGACGGTAGTTCCCCAGAAAATGGGATTGTTCCGGTGGGTAATGCAGTTGACCTTGATAAAATTACGGGGGTCTGTTCCCACCCCGGAATAATAGCCGGTATATTCGCCGAAAGGCCCTTCTTCCATAAACGCCTCGGGATCCACCTCGCCCTCGACAACGATTTCCGCATGCGCGGGGATAGGCAAATCAACCGTTTCGCCCTTGATAACCTCCACCGGCTCCTCGCGCAAGGCGCCGGCCAAATCATATTCGGAATCGAATGCCGACAAACGGGCCCCGCCCATCAGAAAGAGCAGCGGATCGCTCCCAATGATCGAGGCAACCGGCATGGATTGTTTTCTCGCCGCATACTTTTTCAGCATGATGTCCGCATGCTTGCCTTTGATAAACTGGACGCCCAGGTGATTCTTGTTGAGAAGCTGCGCCCGGTATGTCCCGAGGTTGACCCACCCCGTATCCGGGTCTTTAGAAACAATATAGTGGGCTGTGCCGTAATAGCGGCCGCCATCCAGCGGATAAAACTTGGGAACCGGGAACTTGAACAGATCAATATCATCGCCCTTGAGGATATTCTCTTTACAGGGCGCCTTATCCACCCACCTGGGGGGGATCTTGATTCCCCCTTTTTCCACCCATTTCCGCATCAGATCGACCAAGGTCGAGCCGATAGGCATTCCCATGACCAGGGACAAGCGCTCGGTCGTGCCAAAGGCGCTCATCAGAACCGGGGTATTGTAACCTTTGACGTTTTCAAAAAGGAGCGCCGGGCCGCCCTGCTCTTCGTTGACCTTCGCGATCGTCGAAAGCTCCAGATTCCAATCAACCTCGGCTGTAATCCGCTTCAAGATTCCTTCTTTTTCGCATAACGCTATAAAATCTCTCATGTCTTTCATCGCAATCAATACCTCCTTTGAATGGGTTCAATCTGCCAATATGCGCACAAAACCTCTTGTCGCCGGGACCGACATCATTAATTCGGGTGCAAATAATCGTTACAGAAAAGCATACATTGGTGTTGATCTTTGCCGCTTATTCAGTTTTTTCCATGTGGCTGACAGATTACCGATTTAAAAAAAATTGTCAATTTCGATTTTTTTATGCTATCCATAAGCATAAATTATAAATAAGGAGCCAATTGCAAAACTATTTGTCATTCCCGAAAGCGGAGCTTAATGTACACAATGCTTCTATCGGGAATACGGTTTTTCAAGCAGTTAGAACCAGATTATGAACATTAAACTTCGTTTTCCCGCTTAAAATCATTGCGGGAATGACAGAATTGGGAGTTTTGCAATTGGCTCTAAGGACTGATCAATTATGCTTAATTTTAATCAGCTCCGGGTATTCTATCACGCTGCCAGAACTTTGAGTTTTACCCTCGCGGCCAAGGAACTTTTTATTACCCAGCCGGCCGTGACTGCCCAGGTAAAATCCCTTGAAGACTGTTGCGGCATAAAATTATTCAAGAGAAAAGGCCGGGGGCTGTGCCTGACCGATGAAGGAAAAACCCTTTATGTGTGCGCCCTCCGGGTTTTCGAGTATGAAAAGGAGATTGAAAATGTCATCCAGGACATGCGGCAATTAAAGAGGGGCGTCCTGAGGGTGGGGGCGTCAAAGGCATACACTCTATATGCCATGCCCTTTCTTATCCATGCCTTTCATCTGCAGCACCCCCTGATCAAGATCAATGTAAACGAAGGGAACTCAACCGATCTTATCCAGAGCCTGCACGACCTGCAGATCGAAGTTGGTTTGATTGCCACGCCTGAAAACAGAACTGATCTGACATTAATCCCCTTTGCCCGTGAAGAAATAATGCTCATCATGGCCCCCGACCACCATCTGGCGAAAAAAGAATGCATAACCCTGAACGACATCAGCCAGGAGCCAATAATCATGAAGCATGGCGGTTCCGGCACAAGGCGCGTGCTCGACAGGTTTTTCTCTGAACATCAATTCAGTCCCAATATTCTTATGGAGACAAGCAATGATGGGCTAATAATCGAGATGGTAAAAAGGGGCGAAGGGATTTCTTTTTTGGTAAAACCCTTGCTCGCCGCGGAACTTGAGAATGGCCAAATTGTTACAGCCCCGATAGGCGGTACCAAACTTTGGATGAATATCAGCATTGCCTATCTCCGAGACCAATCCCTTTCCAAGGCGGCTCAGGCGTTCATCGACATGCTGGTTGACATGACCCCCGCGAACACGGCATCCACTGATATCACCGATATTATGAGCAGACTCCGCGCGCAGCCAAGATATTATCCAACAACCAGGGATTAACTCACAGAAGCTCAGATGCGGACGGACTGCTGAACCATGCCGTGCATTACTTCCGCCGCCTGCCTGCCAAAGGAGGGATCGTTAATATGGCGGTCAGACTCAATCAAGCTGATATCGGAACGCAGCCCCTGCCTGATTGCGCCCACAAAGGATTGGCTGACCTCGGGATCCCATAAGGGGCAGGCTTCGCCGTCAGCTTCGGACCAGCCTCGACTGGGAATAAGCACCTTGACTAAAGACTTGCCGGCATTCAGTTTTTCGATCAGTTGGGCGGCTATCTGCCCGGTCTCCTGATAGTCCAAGCGAATTGCGGAACGAAAATCGTAAAAAAACAGCTTCCGCCCGGCAAATTCAGCGGGGATCGTCTCGCGGGTAAACTCGAAGACCGCGCAATCCAACCCCCCGGGAATCACCAGGCGCGGGATGCCTTTACCATTGTTTGACATCAGCCTGTTCGGTTTGATTCCCTTGCAGTATCCGCCCATCAGCTCGTCGGCCAGCTCGTGCGTGGCGAGATCCAGGATACCCGCAAAGCAGCCCTCGGCGGCCAGCTCTTCCATTGCCGTTCCACCTGTGCCATTGGCATGAAACGGGATAACCTCATATCCCTGCGACTCCAGATGACCCCGGATATTCTCGGCGGCACGCGTGACAAATCCAAAAAAAGACATGGCAATGCGAGGCTTTGCACAAGCGGGGCGCCACGTCCTTGCGGCCATCCCGCAGACGGCGCCGGCTGCCATATCCAGAATCATGCCCGAAATGCTGTTGACGCCCAAAATATCCACCACGCTGTGAATCATCGTGATGTCCTTGGTGCCGACAGTCTTCGCCATATCGCGGGATGCCACGGTAGAAACCATCACCTTGGGGACTCCTATGGGGAGCTGACGCATCAGGGCAGTGCTGATATACGTTCCGGTGCCTCCGCCGGCCGATATCAGTCCGCAAATGCGTCCCTGAGAGTGCAGCTTGCTGATTAGCGGCCCGGCATGGTCAATGACCAGTTCAATTGCCTCATCCCGGCTGATATTTTTTCGCGGATTCGGGGCGATAACGTCCGCGTACAGGTCATAGTCGGCCTTAAAGGACGACGGCCCCTTTGTCCCCAGGTGGACCATTGCTGTTTTAAAACCCCGCCCTTGAATGGCGTCCCTCAGAAACAGATGTTCTTCCGCCTTGGAATCAAATGTTCCGATGACGGCAATTACCCGCTCCTCTTCCATCGCCTCTCCTGATCAAATACCCTTGTTAAAGCTCTAAATGCCTACATTATTAACTTTAGTCGGGGTGACAGCCTTTTCCAGCAGCAACTCCAACCCGGTCTTTTTACCAAGCACGGAACCCCTCTTTTTCTTGCCCCACACGCTCTCCGGACGAGCCTGCACCAGAAAGATATTATCCGGGAAGGGAAGGCTTCTCGAGATAGACCACTCTGTATCCTGGGGGCAGCCGAAATGCGCTTCAACCCTTTTGGCTATCCTCGTAAGCTCGATAACTTCTCTATCTTCCAAACACTGAGCCTTCCTTTGCTCCAGAGGCAGCTCCGCATATTCCATTTCTCTGGTCTCCGGGTTATAGACAAATTCACTTCCCTTATCGGAAATTATCTTTTCTTCAATCTCCAAACTAACTTTATCAACCAGATACCTGTCAGGCGTTACATTCCCGGAAACCACAGCTTCGCCGAAACCGAAGCTCCCCTCTATCGCTACCTTCAATACATCGCCATTAACAGGGTTGATCGTAAACATAACCCCTGCCGCCTTTGCATCAACCATTGTCAATACCGCCACTCCTATCGGGTCATAATGCAACGGCAAATTGAGCCTTGCCCTTGCTATTATGGAGCGTGCATTGAACGTGCTCGACCAGACGCGCACCACATTGGCAACAACATCATCTGCCCCGCTTACATTCAAATATGTCTCATACTGACCGGGATGGCTTGCCGGCCCTGCAGAACGGGTAGCTACATATATATTTTCACATCCCGCAATTTTGCACAATTCCCCGTAGTAGCTTTTTACGGTCTCCTCCATATCAGGAGGCATTTTTATCCCTTCCACAATTTCCCTTATATCCTGGGCCGCCTTTTCGTATTTCAGGGTCTCGGCCAAATCGTTGGGATCGGCCTTAAAGTCCTCTAAATACTTCAATACAAGTTTTGAGGCGTCCGTCTCTTTCATAAACCTGCTGTACGCGTCCACGCTCAGAGCATAGCCAGGAGGGACGTTAAACCCCGCCCTCGTCAACTCTCCCAGGTTGGCGCATTTTTTACCAATAATATCGTTGTGGTCCTGGCAAACATCTTTTAGCCAGTAACTCCATTTTTCCGCCATCTTAATTCCCCCTTTATTTTGTTGAGTACAGTAGGGAAGTGCGGCCGCACGGCGACCGCACTTCCGGGTTGTTTTGATTTCAGGGCGCAAGCCCCTTTAATTATCCGCAAGCCCTTTTCACGATTGTGACAATCCCATTGCCGCCATCAACCCTTAGTATGTCGCCTGTCTTGATTATCGAGGTTGCAACTCCAGTGCCCGTGACAGAGGGCAAGCCATACTCGCGCGAGACTATGGAAGCGTGACAGGTAAGTCCGCCAATGTCGGTCACGGCAGCCTTTATCTTTGTAAAGACCGGCGCCCATGATGGATTGGTGGATGGACAAACCAGAATCTCGCCGGGTTTGAGTTCGACAATATTTTGAGAAAGTTTGATTACCCGGGCCGGTCCTTCAACAACCCCTGACGATGATGCAAATCCTTTTATTTCGTTTGCCGATAAATCAGCGCCTTTGAGCCACTCTTCCACCTTGTCGCTGGTTATGCCCCAAAGCATTACGGTAAATGGCTCCGACACCTCTTCCGGCGGCACTCCCAGTCCGGGAACAGGCGCCCATTCTCTTGCAGCGGCAAGTATCTTTTCTCTCTTTTCTGCCTTCTCCATCCAGTATTTGCTTCTCGTAGGGGCGCCCACGCCCAATGCCCAGGCGGTCACCATATCCTCCAGCAGCATTGGCACTTCAAATCTATTGAAGAGAAAGATATCGTCCGTCTTCTTCAATACATTATACTTTACCAGCAGATTTCCAAACTTCCTTACCTTATCGAACCATATCGTATGGAACCAGTTCTCTACCCAGAAGATGTGGTTTTCGGTGAACTGATATATTGTTCTGACCGCATTATAGGCATCTTCAAAGGACTTCCTGTCATCCTCAGCCATTATGAGCTTTTTGTACTCTTCAACAAGGCCTTCCCTCTCTTTTTCGATGGCCTTAAGCGACCGCTCGATCTTTTCCCCTTTCTCAAGCCTTTCAACGTAGCTCTGCATATAGCTGAACGGCACATCCGGCTTGTTTACCCAACTGCCTTCATAGTGAAACCAGCCGCTTGCACAGGATACAAAGAACCATGGATCCTTTATCTTCTCAAGCTCCTCCAGCCAGGCCCGGCCCTCCTGCGTGCCCTGCAATTCTTTCATCTTCTCGTCAGCCGATATATTCTTTTTAAGAATGTCGCCAACCGGCCGCTGCGCCACAGCCAATCTGCTCAATCTGCACAACTCTTCATCCGGACGGAACATGGCTGCATCAACGCCGGCAACCATTTTCATAACCGCGCCGTCTTTTATACCCGGGAATAATTTTTTGGCCGTATCCACAAACATCAGGTAGGCAAGGTAAGCGAGGTTCAGATACTCAAAGTGGTATTGCCACCCTAAAAATATCTGATTTACCAATGTATTGAACGCCGCCATCACTTCATACGCCGGGGTATATCCCTTTGTCACAGGGAAAATATCCTCATCCGGCACATACTTGGGCAGTTCTTCCGGCACCTTGACATTTTGCATATCCCTTCCGAGAGTCTGGAACTTCTCAAGCCATTTTTGCCATAACATATCGTAATTCTGCAGGACGTAGGGCAGCCTTTTCCCGAAAACCTCCGCCTTTTCTCCAATAACCTCGGGCGGCGGCGGTTCAACAGCCGATATATACATATAGCAGCCTAACATCCGCTGCTGCACCCCCTGGGCAGGAGGAATGCAGAAAACCCTCGTGGTATATTGGGAAAGAGAAATCTGCCATGCCTCATTGAAGATATCATCGAGCGGATACAGCGCTTCCGGATCATGGATCTTATCCTGATACCAGAAATGCCGCTTCTCCCAATCATCCCTATCCTTGCTGAATAAACGATGCGGCGGGTACATTTCCTCCCAACCTGCCATTGCCGGCGGGAACTTTACCTCTTCTGCATAAGGAAACTTTTTTTCTTCTGCCATAATAAACCCCTCCTTTTTATAAAAAATCGTTCCGGTCTCCTGAATTACACGCTACGCGGCCAGCATAATTGCCCCGTCTTCCCCCTCCTTCCCCGACTAATGGTCAGATAATTGTAATTTCCAATCATCAACATGCTGAAATGCTTATTCAACATCATCCATTGCGAAAAGGCCACGCATGCTTTATGACCCGTAAATGGCATCCGCGGAAAATCATCTTCTGTTGTTGTAAAGTGGCAGTTCTTGAGATGTGAGGATATCCCTCTATGGCCGGGCTTATATTATAGGGAAAATCCCCTTGTCAACGCTATTATTTTTATAATATCCATAAGATAAACTTATGAAATATGCACACCCGAACTGGACTTCCGGCAGGCCGTAACAGTTGCGCTGATATGCGTCTGCAAATTCCCGTCATCGGGCTCAGTGGGAGTCAACATCCTGAACGAAAAAAGCTCTTGACAAGGAGGAAAAATTTATCCATAAGTTTCGGCGTTGAGCTTATCCATGGCTATAAAATGATCATGCATTCAGCACCTACCAGGGAGAAAGCATTAGCGATTTCATCTGAGAACGCACCTCTCCACTTACCCGGAATTTACGGGAAATTGTTCACTGAATTATGCATGTTCTCATCATTCGTTGTCCAATATTGAAAATGTCATTAGTAATCAAGCGAAGCGACAGGAAAAGACAACCTATGTCAGAGCGGGGCTAAAGATGCAGGTCTAATCAATGCCATACAGTAGATAGCGGGCATGAATTTATCGTCCCCCTTGAACCTCAAATCATGGCGGCTTATGGAGCGGCCATCATAGCTGAAGAGAACGTTGCTTAAAATATAAAAAAGGAGAAAGCTAACATGAACGAGTTATTGCTGGATAGTCCAGGGGAAAAAATGCTGATGCTCGGCAATGAAGCCATTGTCCGGGGCGCAATCGAGGCGGGCGCGGCGGTTGCAACCTGCTACCCCGGAACCCCCTCTTCGGAGATCGGGGACACCTTTTTCAAAATCCAGAAGGAGTCCGGCATCTATTTCGAATACGCCATCAACGAAATGGTCGCCCTGGAGGTTGCCGCTGCGGCGGCCATCGCAGGGGTACGGGCGATGTGCAGCATGAAGCATGTCGGCGTGAATGTTGCCGCCGATTTTCTGATGTCGCTTGCCTACGAGGGGGTGAAGGGCGGCTTTGTCCTTGTCTCGGCAGACGACCCCTCCATGTTTTCCAGCCAAAACGAACAGGATAACCGCATGTACGGCAAGTTCTCCGGCCTGCCGGTTCTGGAGCCGTCCTCAATTGCCGAAGCCAAAGAGATGGCCCGCTATGCCTTTGATCTTTCCGAAATGCTTAAGGAACCGGTTATCCTGAGAACCACCACGCGCATTAACCATTCCACCGGGGTTATTTCGCTGGGGCCGATCGCCGGGAAAAATTCCCAGGGCTCTTTTCCGAAGGAACCCTTGCGAAACACTCTCATTCCGAGTGTTTCGACGAAATTGCACAAGCTCCTGCTCGCCAATTGGGAAAAGGCCGCCGGGGAATCCGACCAATCCCCGTACAACTTTGTTTCCGGCGAGGGCAAGTTGGGGATAATCACCAGCGGCGTAAGCTTCAATTATGTGAGCGACGCCCTGCAGGATCTCGCGCTGACATCACGCGTAAGCGTCCTGCGCATCGGTTTTTCCCATCCGCTGCCGGACAGGCTGATCAAGGATTTTATCGCCAAATGTGAGAAAATTCTGGTCGTTGAAGAGCTGGAACCCTATCTGGAAGAGGGGGTGAAGGTTAAAGCCCAGGAAATCGGCAGCGTCATCCCGATCAAAGGCAAGGGCGACGGTCTTTTTTCCCGGGCCTATGAATTCAGCCCCAGCATGGTGCGCAAGGTTATCGCTTCCTACTTTGGGGTAACGTGCCCGACGAAGGAGGCGGTAAACATCGACATCCCCAATATTCCCCAGCGGCCCCCCAACCTGTGCGCCGGCTGCCCCCATCGGGCAACCTATGCCGCAATGCGTCAGGCCTGCGGAGACGAACCGATTTACACAAACGATATCGGCTGTTACACGCTGGGGGTGCTTCCCCCCCTAAGCATGTCGGATTTGTCCGTCTGTATGGGGGCCAGCATCGGCATGGGCTCCGGCATGGGTACGGCAACGGGCAGAAAGGTCGTCTCCTTTATCGGGGACTCCACCTTCTTTCATGCGGGAATCCCGGGGCTGATAAACGCCCTGCATAACGGCCACAACCAGACGGTGGTCATCATGGACAACGGGACAACCTCGATGACCGGCTTTCAGCCTGATCCCGGCACAGCCATGGAAAATATGGGCTTCAACAACCTGAGCGTCTCGATCGAAGCCTTGGTGAACGGCATCGGGGTCAAGCATGTGACCGTCGTCAAACCGTTCAAGTTCAAAAAGACGGTGGAGCAAATCAAGGAGGCCATCGCCTTCCCGGGGCTTTCCGTAATCATTTCCCGCGAAATATGCCCCATGTACGAAAAGACCTTCAAAAAACAGGAAAAACGGTCATACTTTGTTGACCACAGCAAGTGCAAGAATCATCGGGTTTGCCTCAATACGCTGGCCTGCCCGGCTTTCTATCTGGAAGGGGAGCAGGTGGAAATTGATGAAGCAAGCTGCATCGGCTGTACGCTCTGCGTTCAGGTCTGCCCGGAAAATGCCATAAGACTCAAGAAGATAGGAGAATAATAATGGATATGATAAGAATTGTCATTGTTGCCGTGGGCGGCCAGGGGAACCTCCTTGCCTCTCACCTGTTGGGAGAAGCGGCCCTGGCGCACGAGGTGCCTGTGCAGATCAGCGAAATTCACGGGATGGCGCAAAGGGGCGGGGTTGTAGAATCCTCCATCCTGCTGGGCAAGGCGCAAAGCAATATAATCTCCCCGGGCGAAGCGGATATCCTCGTTGGCTTTGAACCGCTGGAAACCCTCAGAGCCATTGGAAAATGCAATAAAGATTCCATAGTCCTTTCCAACACCGCTCCTTTGCCCCCCTTCACCGTGGCAATCGGCATGGGCGTCTATCCGCCGGTTGAGGAAACGATGAACCTGATCGGGGCGCAGGTTAGGAAAAACATCGCCTTCGACGCCTCGAGTCTGGCTCGCCAGGCGGGAACCTTATTGAGTCTTAACATGGTGATGCTGGGCGCTCTGGCCGGAACCGGGCTAATCCCCATCTCGGCGGACATGCTGAAACAGACGATCAGCGAAAAAACAAAGAAGGCCTTTCTGGAAATGAACATAAAGGCCTTTGACCTGGGATATGCCGTAAGCGCCGGCGCTGTTCATTAACGACATATTATAAAATGCCGAGGCGGGCCTCACGCCCGCCTCTACTGATAAGGGAGGAACGACATTGAATCTTGCAACGTTTTCAGGATTGAACGCGAGTAAATTTCCGGAAAGAGAATTCATTATCGAGAGTTACCCTTCCCGGAATTTCCGGAGAAGCTTCACCTGGCGGCAGTACAACGGGCATGCCAACCGGATTGCCAATTACCTGCTGAAAAACTGCGGCATTAAAAAAGGCGACATCGTCCTGCACCTGATGATGAACTCGATAGAATGGCACGCAAGCTACATCGGGGTATTAAAGACAGGAACGACGGTGACCCCTTTGAACTTCCGCTTCGCGAGCGGCGATATCAAGTATGCCGCCGACGTCGCCAAATGCAAGGTCTTCATCTTCGATGAGGTTTTCCTGCCGAAAATTCAACCCATCATGAAGGAAATGGACTACTGCAAATATTTCATCTGCCTCGGCGACAACGTCCCCCCGGGGATGATCTCCTATCGGGAGATAGCGGAAAAGGGCGACAGCACGGAGATTTGCGTGGAGACGGCCGACGACGACATGGCGGAGCTGATGTTTACCTCCGGCACCACCGGGGCGCCGAAGCCGGTCTCCCATACCCATAAAAGCCTTTTCTTTACAGGGATAGGCAACGGCCTTTCCTTAAACGACGGATATTACAGCATTTATCTTACGCCTCATCCTTTCTACCACAGCGGTTCGCTCTTCCATTCCTTTCCCTCTTACATCGCCGCCGGCAAGATCCTGATGCCGATGGAGTTTAAACCGGAGTATTACATAAGAACCCTGGCTGAGGAGAAATGCACGGGGGGATTCAATACCGTTCCCACCTGGTCGGACCTGATTAATGCCATCAAGGCGGGAAAGATTGACCTCAAGGATTATGATCTTTCGGCATTGAAACATATAGAGCTGGGCGCCCAGCCGGTGCCCCACGTGCTTCTGGAAGATTCCAAGCGAATATTCCCCAAGATCAAGTTTGGCATTACCTATGGGATCACCGAAGGGGGCGGAGGGTTCACTGCCCTCTGCCAGGACGAGCATCTTTTGGAGAAGCCGGGCTCTATCGGCAAGGCTACCGCCTTTATGGAGATCAGAATCGTTGACAGCAACGACAAGGAGGTTTTGCCGGGGGTAATCGGCGAACTGCTCCTCAAGGGGCCCCGACTGATGAAGGAATACGCCTTCAACCCCGAGATGACGGCCAAGACCATTGTTGACGGCTGGCTCCATACCGGCGATCTGGCCTACAAGGACGAGGAGGGGTTCATTTTCTTTGCCGACCGGGCCAAGGATCTCATCATCCGGGGGGGGGAAAACATCTTTCCCGTCGAGATCGAGGATTTTCTGAGAAGGCATCCGAAGGTGCGGGACGTGGCAGTGATGGGCTTCCCCCATGTCCGGCTCGTGGAAATTGTCTTTGCCGTAATCGAGGCCAAGGAAGGCGAAACG comes from Syntrophobacterales bacterium and encodes:
- a CDS encoding acyl--CoA ligase, whose product is MNLATFSGLNASKFPEREFIIESYPSRNFRRSFTWRQYNGHANRIANYLLKNCGIKKGDIVLHLMMNSIEWHASYIGVLKTGTTVTPLNFRFASGDIKYAADVAKCKVFIFDEVFLPKIQPIMKEMDYCKYFICLGDNVPPGMISYREIAEKGDSTEICVETADDDMAELMFTSGTTGAPKPVSHTHKSLFFTGIGNGLSLNDGYYSIYLTPHPFYHSGSLFHSFPSYIAAGKILMPMEFKPEYYIRTLAEEKCTGGFNTVPTWSDLINAIKAGKIDLKDYDLSALKHIELGAQPVPHVLLEDSKRIFPKIKFGITYGITEGGGGFTALCQDEHLLEKPGSIGKATAFMEIRIVDSNDKEVLPGVIGELLLKGPRLMKEYAFNPEMTAKTIVDGWLHTGDLAYKDEEGFIFFADRAKDLIIRGGENIFPVEIEDFLRRHPKVRDVAVMGFPHVRLVEIVFAVIEAKEGETLNEGEILDFCKKSDFAKYKWPEKIIFAPVPRNPSGKIEKPKLRDFYVKPAKEALAAEYKKRT
- a CDS encoding indolepyruvate oxidoreductase subunit beta, whose protein sequence is MDMIRIVIVAVGGQGNLLASHLLGEAALAHEVPVQISEIHGMAQRGGVVESSILLGKAQSNIISPGEADILVGFEPLETLRAIGKCNKDSIVLSNTAPLPPFTVAIGMGVYPPVEETMNLIGAQVRKNIAFDASSLARQAGTLLSLNMVMLGALAGTGLIPISADMLKQTISEKTKKAFLEMNIKAFDLGYAVSAGAVH
- the iorA gene encoding indolepyruvate ferredoxin oxidoreductase subunit alpha; this translates as MNELLLDSPGEKMLMLGNEAIVRGAIEAGAAVATCYPGTPSSEIGDTFFKIQKESGIYFEYAINEMVALEVAAAAAIAGVRAMCSMKHVGVNVAADFLMSLAYEGVKGGFVLVSADDPSMFSSQNEQDNRMYGKFSGLPVLEPSSIAEAKEMARYAFDLSEMLKEPVILRTTTRINHSTGVISLGPIAGKNSQGSFPKEPLRNTLIPSVSTKLHKLLLANWEKAAGESDQSPYNFVSGEGKLGIITSGVSFNYVSDALQDLALTSRVSVLRIGFSHPLPDRLIKDFIAKCEKILVVEELEPYLEEGVKVKAQEIGSVIPIKGKGDGLFSRAYEFSPSMVRKVIASYFGVTCPTKEAVNIDIPNIPQRPPNLCAGCPHRATYAAMRQACGDEPIYTNDIGCYTLGVLPPLSMSDLSVCMGASIGMGSGMGTATGRKVVSFIGDSTFFHAGIPGLINALHNGHNQTVVIMDNGTTSMTGFQPDPGTAMENMGFNNLSVSIEALVNGIGVKHVTVVKPFKFKKTVEQIKEAIAFPGLSVIISREICPMYEKTFKKQEKRSYFVDHSKCKNHRVCLNTLACPAFYLEGEQVEIDEASCIGCTLCVQVCPENAIRLKKIGE